TTTGAACCCGCTGCATTGATTGACAAACTGATCATCGGGGCTTTTATCGAAGCGCGCTCCTGTGAGCGGTTTGCCAAACTGGCCCCGTATCTGGAGCCGGATATCGGACGCTTTTATGTGTCGCTGCTGCGCTCAGAAGCACGGCATTATCAGGACTATCTGGAATTGGCACAGCAAGTTGCCGACGCCACGGATCCACAGCGATTCGATATTGCGGCACGCGTGGGTGAATTTAAAGAGATCGAAAACGCGCTGATCTTAACGCCAGACAGCGACTTTAAATTCCACAGTGGTGCGCCACAACTGGTTGCGTGAGCTAGTCTGAAAAAGGATGCTGAGTGAGGGTCTGACCTTGCTCAGTCGCCACCAGATAAGAGCTTTGACTATACCAGTCACCTAACACCGTGCGGGTCTGGTCAGTATAATGATGGACATCAGGCCTGTGTGTGTGGCCATGGATCATGTTGCTGACTTTGTAGCGTGCAAACATGGCCAGTACGGCTTCCTCGGTCACATCTAAAATTTCCGGCGCTTTCCCCATCTGGCTTTGTTTGCTTTTCTCTCTGGCATTGCGTGCCACCCGGCGACGATACCATAAGGGCATAGACAGCATTAGTCTCGGCCACCACCAGCCACGGCTTTTTTTACGAAATTTCTGATACACCTCGTCCTGTGTACACATTTCATCACCGTGTAAAATGATGGTCGGAGTGCCGTACAGGTCAATCACAGTTTGCTCTGGTAGTAACGTCATGCCGCACAGTTTGGCGTAGTGCTGACCCACCAGGAAGTCCCGGTTGCCATGGATAAAGAACAATTTAATACCACGCTCGGAAATGGCGCGCAGCTTAGTTGCAATCTCCAGTGCCAGCGGATTGCCTTCGTCATCGCCAATCCAGACCTCGAAAAAGTCACCTAAAATGTACAAGGCATCGACGTCATCCTGCATATGTTTACTGAGAAAACGATAAAAGGCGGCAGTGATGTCAGGGCGGTGCTCGGTTAAATGCAGATCAGAAATAAAGTAGCTTTTGCGCATGGAGACAACTTCAGGCTAGGGCAGGAAAGGAGAAGAGGGAGGTATGCGTGATACATCCCTCTCAAGCTGTAAAAGCAGTCGTTTACTCAGCAACGAATGCTTTTTCAATCACAACATCTTCCAGTGGTACATCCTGATGGAAGCCCGCAGAGCCAGTCGCGACGTCTTTAATCTTGTTCACGATGTCCATGCCTTCAGCAACTTCACCGAACACACAGTAACCCCAGCCTTGTGCCGTTTCACTGCTGAAGTTCAAAAAGTCATTGTCGTTCACATTGATAAAGAACTGAGCTGTTGCAGAGTGTGGATCTGGTGTACGTGCCATTGCCAGCGTGCCTGTTTTATTGGCAACGCCATTATTGGCTTCGTTTTTAACCGGCGCACCGACTTCTTTTTGGTTCATGCCAGGCTCGAAACCGCCGCCCTGAACCATAAAGCCATCAATAACACGGTGGAAGATAGTGCCGTTGTAAAAACCAGACTCAACGTACTTTAAGAAGTTCTCAACCGTTGCCGGCGCTTTGTCAGCAAACAGATTGATTTTGATATCGCCAAAGTTTGTTTGTAAAACAACCATAACAGGTCCTTGATTTACATGTTTCATATTAGGAGCCTATTTTATAGCACAAATTGATAACTACAAAGTCCCACAGTGGTCGAGCGGCGAAATTGTCAACTAACTGTTACTTTTTCATCCACTGAGCGCAGGATTTTTTATAGAGCCAGAGCGGTGCAAGTGATATGATTGCAGGGAATTTGGATAAATTTTAGGAATAAAGCTACATGTTGCAGATCTACGATACACTGACACGTCAAAAGACTGAGTTTAAACCGATTGTGGAAGGCAAAGTAGGCATGTACGTGTGTGGTATCACTATCTATGACTTCTGCCATGTAGGCCACGCCCGTACTTATGTCTCTTTTGACGTCATGAATCGCTACCTACGCCATTTAGGCTACGAAGTAACGTATGTACGTAATATCACGGACGTGGACGATAAAATCATTAAACGTGCCGCAGAAAACAACGAAGAGATCAATGCACTGACCGTACGTATGACCAAGGCCATGCACGAAGACTTCGAGGCGCTCAATATTCTGCCAGCAGACATTGAGCCGACAGTCACCGGTCATATGGACGAGATCATCGAAATGATTGAGCGCCTGATTGAAAAGGGTCATGCCTATGTCGCCAGTAATGGCGATGTGCTGTTCGATGTTTCTACCTTCGAAGACTATGGCAAGCTGTCTCAGCAAGATCTGGATATGCTTCAGGCGGGCGCGCGCGTTGAAGTGGCTGAAGGCAAAGATGATCCACTTGACTTTGTATTGTGGAAAAAAGCCAAAGCCGGCGAGCCTAGCTGGACATCACCCTGGGGTGAGGGACGTCCAGGCTGGCACATTGAGTGTAGCGCAATGAGTTCTAAGCACCTGGGTGAGTTGTTTGATATTCATGGTGGTGGCTCGGATTTACAATTTCCACACCATGAAAACGAAATCGCGCAGTCATGCTGTGCCAATAATGGGTGTTATGTGAATACCTGGATCCATACTGGTATGGTGCAGGTAAATAAAGAGAAGATGTCTAAATCACTGGGCAACTTCTTTACCGTGCGTGAAGTGCTTAAAGCGTATGACCGCGAAACTGTGCGTTATTTCCTGATCAACGGTCACTACCGCAGTCAGTTGAACTACTCACAGGAAAACCTCGAACAGGCACGTTCATCATTAGAGCGTATCTACACGGCACTGCGTGGTGTTGAACTGGTTGAAACGGAACTGGCAGGCAACCCGTTCGTTGCACGTTTTGAAGCGGCGATGAACGATGACTTCAACACCCCAGAAGCGCTGCCGGTGATTTTTGAACTGGCCAAAGAAGTGAACCTGCTGAAAGACTCAGATGCCAAAGCGGCGGGTGAACACGCCTTTATCCTGGTAAAACTGGCGGAAGTACTGGGTATTGCTCAGCAAGATCCGGAAGCCTTTTTACACGGTGACCAGGATGAAGACGAAGTGGCAAAAATCGAAGCCCTGATAGAGCAACGCAAAAACGCTCGCGCTGACAAAGACTGGGCCGCAGCCGATGCTGCCCGTGATGCTTTGACCGCAATGGGTGTGGTACTGGAAGACAGTGCCGGTAAAACCACTTGGCGTAAAGCTTAACATAAAATAATATAAGAACTTTTTATAAAGGCATATGTACTGGCATATGCCTTTTTTCTTTTCTGTAAGCTCAGTTTCGGAGCGTGTATTCTTGTATAAAAAACAGCGTTTTTGGCATTATTTTCGTTATGTTGTCTGGAAATAGGCCCGAAAGTGAGGTTTTACGGATTTAATTTAACATGAGAAGGTGATTGCTCGTTCAAAGCCAAAGACCAGGAACGAGCCGTATCAATTAGCACTATCTTGGGGTATAAGTTGATAAAGCTTTTAAAGTCATAGCGATGGAAGAGATAGTCACTGCCTGCCATGATTAGTGTATCGTCCGGCTGCGCGACTTCTTTAGTAAAAAATTTGAAAAAATGTCAGATTGATGACAAACAAACCGATAAGGCGTTGTTTTGGTTCGTTGGTAAGGGCTTCGAAGCCTTGCTTCGGCCTGAAATCCGTGACAAAAAGATTCTTAAGCAAATACAGGTTGCCAGCAGCTGCTGGCAACCGCATCGTATTAGCGAGCAGGTTGCACGCTGACTGGCACGTCACCAGCAGGTTGGCTATTTGCACGGTTCCCATCGTTTAGGCTTTGTTCACATCTTGCCCACCAACAGGGCGTCTGCTCAATAAAGCTCTGCACGGCATCGAATTTATATGCCTGCTCACGGGGTTGAGTCTGATATTCCTTAAGCGGAAATGCGCCCCAGCTATCCCAGCGGCCGATGCTTTCAAATACCACATATAAACCCGCACCGGAGTTTCGCCAGTCACTCAGGTGACTGGTAAAGGCTGCTGCCATGCGGGGGTCGCGATTGGCGCTCAGGAATAAGGCCTCGCTAATGGTATCGCGGCCATCACGAATATCTCCAGCGTAGGTGAGGTGCTGGCCGCCCTCATAAGCTGCCAGCATTAGGCCGTCTTGCTGGGCCAGTGTCAGGTTGCCCTGAATATTGTCTCTGGCCTGTGCCAGTGCGCCATGCTCAGGTGCCTGCCACCAGGGCGGCTCATCGGGGTTGTAAGTCAGGCCGTAGAGCACGCCTGACTCCATTTCCTCGAACAGGTTATTCAGGCCTTCAGCGCCGTTACTGGCCCAGTCTCGTAAAATAGGCAGGTATTTTTGATCGGCAAAGTATCCGGCAAAGTAACTGCCCACCGCCAGCACATCCATGTTATCAGCACAGCGTTGACCTACACCCGCTGCATGGATGGGACAGTTCAGTGCTTGCTCGCTTATCCAGGGTACTCCAGTCTGGCCGCCCATTACGCATTGTATCCGGCCGGCATCCTCTGCAAACTCAGTCTTAATGATGTCGCACATCTGCGCGCTGCGCAGTCCGTAATAGTTCATGCGATATTCAATGTCGTGGTAGCTGGTGTCGGGCCACAGGGCTTTACCTTGCTCTTCCAGATACAGACCATCGAAAATATACGGCCAGGCGTTGTTCCACAGCTCGTTACCAAACTCCACATAAATGGCAGAGTCGCCTTCGCTTTGCGCCTTCAGCAGCCGGGCAAACTGGCGGATATAGTCATCATCTACCCGAACCGGAAGCGTGTACCAGGGCTCGGCACCCAGCTTGTTACTCATGGCAATGGCCACTTCATAGGGGCTGCCGCCATTGAGTGCCCAGCTGGCGTAATCGTACTGGTTTCTCTGCGCCCAGTGCTGAACCGGGTTGTCTATGGTGCTGAGCAGCTGCATAAAACGCAAAGTACGGAACTTGCGCATATCATCCAAAAAGAGTGGATGGAATAGACGTTCCTGATAGCTGTGCTCGAATGAGATAAATTGCTCAGTGTTAGCACAGTCTGCAGAACTGGCGGCATAATCCGTAGCGGCATCACTGCAACTACCGCCCGGGGCAATAATACGGATATTGCGGATGTGGTTGCCGGTATTGTCTGGGTCGGTGGCGTGGATCTGCAAATGGAAGAAACTGTTTGCAGCCATACGTACCACATCGCGCCCGGGTTCCGAGCTGATGAGTTCGGGGCCCGAGTAATAGAGCTCGCCTTCGCCCTCATATAAAACCACAAACTCGCCAACCGGGTGGTGCGGGTTATCGTGATAAATAATGGTGGTGACATAGTGAAAAGGCGCATCGGGTGAGTCGCCCGGTAAAGATCGCGGCCAGCCTTGCTCGTCCAGGTCCAGCAACGCTTGATCGCCGGTGTTGTATTCCCAGGTATGAGCATTACTGGTTGCCCATAGCTGACCGCTGCCGTTAGAAGCATGCTTCATGACATCCAGCGTGGTCCACTGACTTGACCAGTAATTAATGCCGGTAAGATTAATCCCCACGCCTGAGTTGGCGTTATCGCTGGTTGCTGCCAGCAAAGGAAGAGCTAGGCCGAGCGATAAAGCCCCGGCTGTGAGGGTTGCATTAGTAGGTGTTTTCATAAGTTTGACCATTCCAATTGACCAAAAAGACGTCATCCATTTTGTTGCAGTACGTTGTACAGTACCGTGCGTTCTTGAATTAAGTGCACAGCACTGAGTGACAAAGCGTTCTACACCCCGCAAAAGGCGGTGTCCAGAGTAACCGCCTTTCACTCAGCAATAAATTAGCAGTGATGGTAAATAAAAAGGATACGAAAAAGGCATGGTTTGGGACGTTTTTTGCGCGGAAGCTTTGTGTTGAAAGCAACAAAAAAGCGCCCGCAGGCGCTTTAAATTATTTGTGGCGAATGGCCCATAAATGGAGCAATTCGTAGGCGATGGTGGCCGCGGCGATAGCCGTCAGCTCGCTCTGGTCATATGCGGGAGACACTTCCACCACATCCATATCAACGATATTAATCCCCTGCAGTGCGCGCAGGATCTTCAGCACTTTGTCGCTGCTGAGACCACCACAGACCGGCGTGCCTGTACCGGGCGCAAATGCCGGGTCCAGGCAGTCGATATCAAAGGTCAGATAGACCGGCAGGTTGCCGACTCTGGCCTTGATCTGCTCGGCAATGGTCTGTGCATCCATATCATTAGCCCGCATCGCATCAACGACGGCAAAGCCATGATTGCTTTGCTCGAACTCTGTGCGGATCCCAAGCTGAATGGAGTGCTTGGGGCAGATCAGCCCTTCTCTGGGAGCATGAAAGAACATAGTGCCATGGTCATAGCGTGAGCCTTGGCTGTAGGTGTCGGTATGAGCATCGAAATGCACCAATGCCATTTTGCCATGTATCTTTTGATGCGCCCGCAACAAGGGCAGGGTGACGAAGTGGTCGCCGCCCAGTCCTAGCAAGGCCTTACCCTGATAGAGGATCCGCTCTGCCGCCAGTTCCAGCTGCGCGGTAAAGTATTCCGGATCCCCGACCGGATAAGTAAAGTCTCCAGCATCGTGCAGGCTGATTTTATCCCATAAGGCAAACTGCCACGGATAGCGTTTGCCTTCCCAGGCTAAGTGAACCGACGCACGACGGATCGCATCCGGACCCAGGCGGGCACCAGGGCGTCCCGAGGTTGCCAAATCAAATGGCAACCCCAGTACCACCACGTCGGACTCAATATGGACGATGTCGCGCACCATGGGCTGACGTAAAAACGTCATGCCGTTTGAGTATAACGAGTGGTCGCAATGGTCGAACAACTGCGTCACTTAGCACTCCTCCAGATAGGTGTAGCCTTCCAGGCCCGATGCCAGCTCGGCCAGACACATGGCCTGATCGGCGTGGTCCAGTCGGGTACTGACCTGGGCAATAAAATTCTCTTTAAATGCTGCTACGTCCAGGTGTACGTAACGCATCATATCTGCCACGCTGTCGCCTGCATCGATGTCGTCCATTTGTAGCTGACCTCGTGCATCAATCCTGGCCACCACACTGTGCGTGTCGCCAAACAGGTTGTGCATGTCGCCCAGGATCTCCTGATAGGCACCGACCAGGAAAAAGCCCAGCAAGTAGGGGGCATCTGCGGTGTATTCAGGCACAGGCAGGGTGCTTTCAATGCCCTGACCATCGACATAATGATCCACCGCCCCATCTGAGTCACACGTGATGTCCAGCAGCACCGCACGCTTTTTGGGCGCCTGTGTCAGGCCGCTCAGCGGCAGCACAGGAAATACCTGATCTATACCCCAGGCATCTGGCAAAGACTGGAATAAGGAGAAGTTCACAAAGAACTTGTCAGCCAGCTTGGTGCTCAGCTCATCAATGATCGGGCGGTGAAAGCGGTTTTTATTATCCATTCTTTGCTGCAATTCGTAGCAAATACGCAAATTTACTTGTTCAGCCCAGGCGCGTTGTTCCAGCGACAGCATGCCCATGGCAAATTGTCCGTGCACTTCCGCCAGGTCGCCTTGCGTGTCGTGATAGAGCTCAATCAGTGCTCTGTCGTCGCTTTGCTCGCTCAGTGCCTGCCATGAACGCCACATATTGCGCAGCAGCTGAGGTGCATCGCTGGTAACCGCAGTCAGCTGTTCCGGCTGATAACTCTCCGTGCCTACCACATCGGTGATCAGTACCGCATGGTGTGCCGTTAGTGCCCGGCCCGACTCCGAAATAATCGTCGGCATCGGCTGGTTATACTGCTGGCAGGTATCACCTATGGTATAAACCACGTTATTGGCGTACTCGGCCAGACTGTAGTTCATAGAGTTATGCGACTGGCTGCGTGTACCGTCATAGTCCACCGCCAGGCCGCCGCCCACATCCAGTATGGTCAGGTTAGCGCCCAGTCTGCGCAGCTCACAGTAAAAACGCGCCGCTTCGCTCACACCCAGGCGTACATCCCGGATATTGGCCATTTGCGACCCCAGGTGAAAATGCACCAGTTGCAATGCACTCAGCATATTTGTTTGTTTTAGCTGCTCAATCACAGTTAATACCTGGGAAGCGGACAAACCAAATTTAGACTTTTCACCGCCGCTTGCCTGCCACTTACCTTTGCCCTGCGAAGCCAGACGGACACGCAGGCCCAGTCTTGGCGTTACATTCAGCGCTTTGGCCTCGGCCAGTACCAGATCCAGCTCGGAGCGCTTTTCCAGTACGATATATACCCTGTGGCCCAGCTTTTCGCCGATCAGTGCCAGACGAATGTATTCACGGTCTTTGTAGCCGTTACACACGATCACCGCACTGGTTTTTTCGCTCAATGCCAGCACGGTCAATAGTTCAGCTTTGCTGCCCGCTTCAAGGCCCAGCTGTTTTTTCTCTTTCCCGTCCTGACTGGCGATCAGCCCTTCAACCACTTCTCTTTGCTGGTTTACTTTGATGGGATACACCAGTAAATAGTCTTTAGGGTATTGGTAGTCTGATATTGCCGTATTGAACGCCTGACAGATGTCATTGACGCGTTGCTCAAGGATCTGCGGGAACCTCACTAAAGCCGGTAAACCATAGCCCTGCGCTTTAATCTGCGCGGCAATGTGTGTCAAAGTAACGGCGTGCCCCGGGTTATCTACTGTTAGCATGGCGGTTACCTCTCCCTGATCATTGATACCAAAGAAGCCCTGGCTCCAGTGGCGCACGTTGTAGCATTCACGTGCCTGCTCAGAAGAGATCAAATCTGTCATTAACGTTCCTTAATAGGTAAAAGTGGTTTCAATAAGTTTTGGTGATGGGGCGCATTAAACGGACAATCGACTTGCGTGTCTAACAAGAAATTTTGCTCTTTACGAGTGAGCGTTTAACTGAAGGGGCGTGGCCTGAATCTCACAGGTGAAGGGCTAAGTGTTCCTGGTGATCTTAATCAGTGCGCCTGGCCATAAAACAAAAATATCCGGTGTCCACTTAACCACGGCACAGGACAAATACCTTGTGTATGTTATGGTGAGAGAAAGAGGCTAACAGGAGGCATGATGCGTGGATTGATAGTGGCGATATTACTGTGCTCGCAAAGCTGGGCCACGGAAGTGGTTTACCAGGATTTGCATGTACTGGATGCGAAGCAGCAAGCCATTGTCAAGAGTTGGCTGAGTCAGGGGCTAAAAACGACCGAGCATACTTTAGGCCCTTTGGCACAATCTCATCTGCCAGTGAAGTTACAAAACGTGTATTTGAGCAGCGAGCCGGTCCCCTGGGGAGCAGTAAACCGCTCGGAGGTGGATGGTATTGAGTTGCATATCAGCTATTTCGCGACGCAGCAGCAACTGATCAGCGACTGGACCTTGTATCATGAGCTGGCCCACTTATATCATCCGTTGCTTGATTATCCAGACTTCTGGTTAGCAGAAGGGCTTGCCACCTATTTACAAAACGTCATTATGCTGCACGGTGGTGTGATCACCACAGATGAGTACGTACAGCGGATCATGGCTGGCCTCGAGCGGGGTCGATTGGCCACCTGGGATACACCAGGTCCACTAGCTCGGGTCAGTGAGGATATGTGGCGGCTCAGAGCTCACGCGCGTGTTTACTGGAGTGGCGCGGCATTTTTTATAGAAGCAGATCTGACATTGCGGCAAAAAGATCCGACTCTGACTTTGGTGAGTTTGCTAAAGCGCTATCAGACCTGCTGCAGAGCGCAGGCGCCAGCAGGGCAGCCAGACAGCGCAAAGGTGTTTCTGGGTCAGCTGGACAGGCTCTCTCGCAGCAGTATTTTCAGTAATCTTTATCACAGTTATAAGCTACGTCAGGATTTTCCAAGATTAAGCAAACAGGCCGTCAGGCTGAGTGGTTTACATATGATGTCAGCCAGACACAGTGAGCTGCTCCGACAAAAATAAAGGCTGCCAATTGGCAGCCTCTTAGTCGGTTAGATTTTAACTTTAACGTATTCACCGGGCGCAGCATAAATGCCTGGATTGGTTTTGCTGCTGGTGACGCGCTTGGGCACTTTCTCGTCGGTATACTGGCTTAACCATTTACCCCAGTGTGGCCACCATGAGCCACTCTGATGCTTGGCCTTGTCCAGCCAGGCATTGGCTTCGCCAGTTGCTTCCGGGCCATACCAGAAACCATATTTTTCGGCGGCTGGTGGGTTTATCACACCGGCAATGTGGCCTGATTCACCCAATACAAACGTGGTTTTTGCGCTGGTGTGCTGAATACCCTGGAAAGTAGCTTGCCACAGGGCGATATGGTCATCTCGTGTGGACAACATATACACCGGCTGTTTGACTTTACTGAGGTCTATCTTAGTGCCTCTGACTTCAATTTCGCGAGGTTGTACGAGGCGGTTTTCCAGGTACAGATCGCGCAGCATAAAGTTATGACATTTTGCGGTGAGGTTGGTGCTGTCGCCGTTCCAGTACAGCAGGTCCAGATCCATGGGGGCCTCACCTTTGAGGTAGTTATTAACGTAGTAGTTCCAGTAAAGGCTGTTTTCGCGCAGCATGCTGAATGAGACACCCAGCAAATGACCATGCATGATACCATTTTGCAGGTTGTATTTTTCCAGCGCAGAAATCGTCGGCTCATTTACAAATACGCCAATCTCACCAGGCTGCGAGAAATCCAACAGGGTCGTTAACAAGGTGGCACTCTTGATACGGTGCTTCATGCGTTTCGAGACAAAGTATGCCATCGCTGTGGTGACCAGAGTACCCGCAATGCAGTAACCCACGGCATTGACATACGCTTCACCGGTTTGCTTTTCAATGGCATCCAGCGCCGCAATAACCCCATCTACGATGTAGTCTTCAAAACCCACATCAGCCATACTGGCATCCGGGTTTTTCCATGAAATCATAAACACGGTATGGCCCTGATCAACAGACCATTTCACCAGAGAGTTCTGTTGTTTCAGATCCAGGATATAGTATTTATTGACATAAGGCGGCACGATCAGCAGCGGCGTTTTGAATACGTCTTTGGTGGTGGCATCATACTGAATAAGTTCGAATAAATGATTTTGGAATACCACGCGCCCCGGGGTGGTCGCGATGTCTTTACCCAGCTCAAAAGCGTGCTCGTCAGTCATGCTGATCCGCAGCATGTCACCACTTTTGGCCAGGTCTTTTTTAAACATGTCCAGCCCTTTGATCAGGTTTTCACCTTTTGAATCTAACGTCAGCTTAAGCAGCTCAGGGTTGGTGGAAATAAAATTGCTGGGGGAAATAGAGTTCACTACCTGGCGGGCAAAAAATTCCAGACGCTCTTTGAGTTTGTCATCCAGCCCAGGTGTTTCACGGATTGACGACAATAAAGACTGACCAAACAGCAAATAGCTTTGTTTAATGTAATTAAACCAGGGATTGTCACGCCATTCTTCGGCTTTGAAACGGCGGTCTCCGCGCTCAGCTTCAATGATATCAGGTTGTTCGGTGTCGAATCCCTGACCCCAGGTTTGTTGCATGATTTTGATTTGTTCCTGCCACCAGTCAAACTGATGCTGAACAAAGGTTTCTGGCTGCTTCGCTATTTCGTTCAACCAGACACCAAAATCCCGGGCACTTTGCTCGTTCAGGGCTTGTTGAACGGGGTTTTCTTTGAGCAGGTTATTACTGAATATAGTGTAGAGATCTTGATTGTACTGCCACCAGGCCGTCAGCGTTTTATTAAGATCTGTGTTATCGGTATCCATTACTCGTGTCCTAATAGGCAAATTGATTGCACGTGTCTTGTGTCGTGTTTGGTATAGCGGATCAGCCACTACAAAAAACAGGCTAAAAAAATGCCCCCGCAACAGGCAGGGGCAGACGACAGCGATTAAGCTTTAGCAGTGGTTTTAACACTGTCTTTAGAAATTGCGTCAAGGTGCTCTTTGAACTCGTTGCCAAGTTGAGTCAGTTTCTGACCATCGTCGATCATTTGCTGGCTTAGCTTGTTCATTGCAGTGAGCTGGCTTGCGTTGAAGTCGATGAAAGATTTAACATCTTTTACTTCAGCGGCTGTTTTAAGCTGCTCAACAGAAGTTTTAGTGAAGCTCTCTGTTGCATCAAGCTGGATTTGAGCCAGTTGCTCAATGTTTTTAGCAACCAGTTGGTTGAACTTGATTGCCGGAGAGAAAAACTGCTCGCTTTGCTCAGTAAAAGTTTTCATTAGATCGTTGTACATGGTGTGCTTCCTGTTTATCAAAAAAGTCCGTATAGGTAGCGTTACTGCCCAGGTACTTCAGAGCGTAGGCTCAATCCTGATATACGCCGCTTAGTTCATATAAAGTCCGCCGTTAATCGCCAGCGTTTCACCTGTGATATAGCCTGCCTGATCAGACGCCAGGTAAGCGACCGACTGAGCCACTTCGAGTGGCGTGGCTAAGCGCTGCATCGGCACTTGTGCCTTGATGCTTTCAAGCACATCTTCACGCATTTTTTCAACCATAGGGGTAGCGGTATAGCCAGGGGCAACCACGTTTACGGTTACGCCTGCGCGGGCGCCTTCGTAAGCCAGCGCTTTGCTGAAGCCGATCATGCCGGCCTTGGCAGCCGAATAGTTCGCCTGACCAAACTGACCTTTTTGGCCGTTCACACTGGAAATATTGATGATGCGGCCTGATTTGTTTGCACACATGTGTGCAAAGACCGGGTGAGTCATGTTGAACATAGAGTTAAAGTTGGTGTCGATAACTTCCTGCCATTGCGTCAGGGTCATCTTTTTAAATGAGGTATCCCGTGTGATGCCTGCATTGTTAACCAGAATATCAATGCGACCAAACTGGTCGATTACGTCATCCAGCTGTTCCTGGCACGCCTGGTGATCAGTCACATCCAGGAATATGCCATGTACGGCAGCAGGGTTGATTGACTGCTCATTGAGCCATGCGTCAATATCCGCTGAGGTACGTCGAGGGCTGGCAACAGCCACTACAAAACAGTTTGCATTTACCAGCTCTTTGACGATAGCTGAACCGATGCCACCCAGTGCACCAGTGACGACTGCGATTTTTTTGCTTTCCATATTGCTCTTCCGAACTTAAGGCGGCTCAACTATCGCACTTCTAAGCCACGTTTCCGGTTGGGTTTTATACAACCGAAAAGGTTTACGAACTGGCGTTATTGTCATCCGTCATTGTGACGAATTAATAACCGATATATTTAATTCCCAAGACAAATTTTCATCTGTTTATTCGTTGTTTTTGTTATGTCCCTTATAAGGGGTTAAAGCACTGTCTTGTCAGGGGTGATAAAAAATATAGCAAAATAGAGTAAAAGCTCAAGTTTTGCTCTGATGTTTCTTTCTATTGATCTACCAAGTGATCACTAGCTTCAAGACATTAGTAATAGAAGTAAAACAAGCTGATGAGTATTAGACTATAGCCTTAGTTGTCTTACCAATGAGCCAGATCAAATAACTAAGTAATTGTAAATTAAATGGTAAGATTTCAGCATGAAAAATTCCCATCTTGCGCGATGTGCCTGTTGTAGGTAAGTTCAAATCAAGAAAGATTGCTATTCCTTTTTTCGCGCTTCCTGGTGTTTAATTATTCCTGAGGTAAATAATGTACTTTTTTGCTACGCTTTCAGCTACTGGAAAGTCTATGAAGTAGAGAGTGTTATATGATAAGGATTAGTATTTTTGCCTTGCTCAGTGTGTTTTGTATAGTTGCACAAGCAGCAACCGATATCATTAGTCAGCAAGCGTTGCTGCGCAATCAGATGTCAGCCCGGCCGCATATGATAGTCGATGTCAGAAGCGCAACCGAGTTCGAAGCAGGACATCTCAAAGGGGCCATTAATATTCCATTTGACCAGATC
The Pseudoalteromonas rubra genome window above contains:
- the phaC gene encoding class I poly(R)-hydroxyalkanoic acid synthase; protein product: MDTDNTDLNKTLTAWWQYNQDLYTIFSNNLLKENPVQQALNEQSARDFGVWLNEIAKQPETFVQHQFDWWQEQIKIMQQTWGQGFDTEQPDIIEAERGDRRFKAEEWRDNPWFNYIKQSYLLFGQSLLSSIRETPGLDDKLKERLEFFARQVVNSISPSNFISTNPELLKLTLDSKGENLIKGLDMFKKDLAKSGDMLRISMTDEHAFELGKDIATTPGRVVFQNHLFELIQYDATTKDVFKTPLLIVPPYVNKYYILDLKQQNSLVKWSVDQGHTVFMISWKNPDASMADVGFEDYIVDGVIAALDAIEKQTGEAYVNAVGYCIAGTLVTTAMAYFVSKRMKHRIKSATLLTTLLDFSQPGEIGVFVNEPTISALEKYNLQNGIMHGHLLGVSFSMLRENSLYWNYYVNNYLKGEAPMDLDLLYWNGDSTNLTAKCHNFMLRDLYLENRLVQPREIEVRGTKIDLSKVKQPVYMLSTRDDHIALWQATFQGIQHTSAKTTFVLGESGHIAGVINPPAAEKYGFWYGPEATGEANAWLDKAKHQSGSWWPHWGKWLSQYTDEKVPKRVTSSKTNPGIYAAPGEYVKVKI
- a CDS encoding SDR family oxidoreductase is translated as MESKKIAVVTGALGGIGSAIVKELVNANCFVVAVASPRRTSADIDAWLNEQSINPAAVHGIFLDVTDHQACQEQLDDVIDQFGRIDILVNNAGITRDTSFKKMTLTQWQEVIDTNFNSMFNMTHPVFAHMCANKSGRIINISSVNGQKGQFGQANYSAAKAGMIGFSKALAYEGARAGVTVNVVAPGYTATPMVEKMREDVLESIKAQVPMQRLATPLEVAQSVAYLASDQAGYITGETLAINGGLYMN
- a CDS encoding phasin family protein; this translates as MYNDLMKTFTEQSEQFFSPAIKFNQLVAKNIEQLAQIQLDATESFTKTSVEQLKTAAEVKDVKSFIDFNASQLTAMNKLSQQMIDDGQKLTQLGNEFKEHLDAISKDSVKTTAKA
- a CDS encoding rhodanese-like domain-containing protein, with the translated sequence MIRISIFALLSVFCIVAQAATDIISQQALLRNQMSARPHMIVDVRSATEFEAGHLKGAINIPFDQISQHQSLLDTLKPETLVVYCRSGRRAAIFEQALAEQGFSLLHLSGDFRDWQAAQLPVITSNPAKTEQ